The following proteins come from a genomic window of Achromobacter sp. AONIH1:
- the lolB gene encoding lipoprotein insertase outer membrane protein LolB: MLRWRDASAWLRGALMAMLAFTLAACTTTPKPIEGIGPDAFSRIGRFAITVNEESGKQNAVQGGFSWSDDGRRYVLDLTNPLGSTEARVEGQPGSASLTKADGTRLVADNPDALAEDALGSSMPVAGLRDWLRGKLPAEPEPGELSRDELGRPAGFEQGGWRVRLSRYDTKGPMLLVMERQEPGRRILVRLVVNQP; the protein is encoded by the coding sequence ATGCTCCGCTGGCGCGACGCGTCGGCGTGGCTGCGCGGGGCCTTGATGGCCATGCTGGCGTTCACGTTGGCGGCCTGCACCACCACGCCCAAGCCCATCGAGGGCATCGGGCCCGACGCGTTTTCGCGCATCGGGCGCTTCGCCATCACGGTCAACGAGGAAAGCGGCAAGCAGAATGCCGTGCAGGGCGGTTTCTCCTGGTCCGACGACGGTCGCCGCTACGTGCTGGACCTGACCAATCCGCTGGGCTCCACCGAGGCCCGCGTCGAAGGCCAGCCCGGCAGCGCCAGCCTGACCAAGGCCGATGGCACCCGTCTGGTGGCGGACAACCCCGACGCGCTGGCCGAGGACGCGCTGGGCAGCAGCATGCCGGTGGCGGGCCTGCGCGACTGGCTGCGCGGCAAGCTGCCCGCCGAACCCGAGCCGGGCGAGTTGTCGCGCGATGAACTGGGCCGTCCGGCCGGCTTCGAGCAGGGCGGCTGGCGCGTGCGTCTGTCGCGCTATGACACGAAGGGGCCGATGCTGCTGGTGATGGAGCGGCAGGAGCCCGGGCGTCGCATCCTGGTGCGGCTGGTGGTCAACCAGCCCTGA
- the mutM gene encoding bifunctional DNA-formamidopyrimidine glycosylase/DNA-(apurinic or apyrimidinic site) lyase, whose product MPELPEVETTRRGIDAVITGRKLARLVIHEARMRWPIPPDLPGLLAGREVLECARRGKYLLLRFEHGTQIVHLGMSGSLRSVAPGEFLRKHDHVEWIFDQAVLRLHDPRRFGAVLWHAAGDGPIEAHPLLAKLGIEPFDPRFDGAWLHRHFQRHGAAIKQVLLAGAAVVGVGNIYASESLFRARINPKTPANKLSPARCDRLAECVRATLADALTSGGSTLRDYVGATGEPGAYFEIHAAVYEREGQPCRVCGTPIKRIVQGQRATYYCPKCQKV is encoded by the coding sequence ATGCCGGAACTGCCCGAAGTCGAAACCACGCGTCGGGGAATAGACGCCGTCATCACCGGCCGCAAGCTCGCCCGGCTGGTCATCCATGAAGCCCGCATGCGCTGGCCCATTCCGCCCGATCTGCCCGGCCTGCTGGCCGGACGCGAGGTGCTGGAATGCGCGCGCCGCGGCAAGTACCTGCTGCTGCGCTTCGAGCATGGCACCCAGATCGTGCATCTGGGCATGTCGGGCTCGCTGCGCAGCGTCGCGCCGGGCGAATTCCTGCGCAAGCACGACCACGTCGAATGGATCTTCGACCAGGCGGTGCTGCGGCTGCACGACCCGCGCCGCTTCGGCGCGGTGCTGTGGCACGCCGCCGGCGACGGCCCGATCGAGGCGCATCCGCTGCTGGCCAAGCTGGGCATCGAGCCCTTCGACCCGCGCTTTGACGGCGCCTGGCTGCATCGGCATTTCCAGCGCCATGGCGCGGCCATCAAGCAGGTGCTGCTGGCCGGCGCGGCTGTCGTCGGCGTGGGCAATATCTACGCATCCGAAAGCCTGTTCCGCGCCCGCATCAACCCGAAGACGCCGGCCAACAAGCTGTCGCCCGCCCGCTGCGACCGGCTGGCCGAGTGCGTGCGCGCCACGCTGGCCGACGCCCTGACCTCGGGCGGCAGTACCTTGCGCGACTATGTGGGCGCCACCGGCGAGCCGGGCGCCTACTTCGAGATCCACGCCGCCGTCTATGAACGGGAAGGCCAGCCCTGCCGGGTCTGCGGCACTCCGATCAAACGGATCGTCCAGGGGCAGCGGGCTACCTATTACTGCCCCAAATGTCAGAAGGTGTAA
- a CDS encoding MBL fold metallo-hydrolase, which produces MSKQFASHADLEDKVVSFEKLSDNAYAYTAEGDPNTGVIIGDEAVMVVDTQATPVMAQDVIRRIREVTDKPIKYVLLSHYHAVRVFGASAYQAQEILASRDTYDLIAERGEQDKASEIGRFPRLFRNAESIPPGLVWPSMTFKGEMTVNLGNLEVQLLQVGRGHTKGDTIAWLPEQKILFAGDLVEYQSTPYCGDAYFRDWPSTLDALSGFNAEKMVPGRGPALKNAEEVRKGLACTRAFLTDLYSAVNRGVAEGKDLKTIYREVYDFMKPRYSDWVIFDHCMPFDVSRAYDEAQGITHPRIWTDKRDLEMWQQLEG; this is translated from the coding sequence ATGAGCAAGCAATTCGCCTCGCACGCCGACCTGGAAGACAAGGTCGTTTCGTTCGAAAAACTGTCCGACAACGCCTATGCCTACACCGCCGAAGGCGATCCCAATACGGGCGTGATCATCGGCGACGAGGCCGTCATGGTGGTCGACACCCAGGCCACCCCGGTCATGGCCCAGGACGTGATCCGCCGCATCCGCGAAGTGACCGACAAGCCGATCAAGTACGTGCTGCTGTCGCACTACCACGCCGTGCGCGTGTTCGGCGCGTCCGCCTACCAGGCCCAGGAAATCCTGGCCAGCCGCGACACCTATGACCTGATCGCCGAGCGCGGCGAGCAGGACAAGGCCAGCGAGATCGGCCGTTTCCCGCGCCTGTTCCGCAACGCCGAATCGATTCCGCCGGGCCTGGTCTGGCCGTCCATGACCTTCAAGGGCGAAATGACCGTCAACCTGGGCAACCTGGAAGTCCAGCTGCTGCAGGTCGGCCGTGGCCACACCAAGGGCGACACCATCGCCTGGCTGCCCGAGCAGAAGATCCTGTTCGCCGGCGATCTGGTCGAATACCAGTCCACGCCCTACTGCGGCGACGCCTATTTCCGCGACTGGCCCTCGACGCTGGACGCGCTGTCCGGCTTCAACGCCGAGAAGATGGTGCCCGGCCGCGGCCCGGCCCTGAAGAACGCCGAGGAAGTCCGCAAGGGTCTGGCCTGCACCCGCGCCTTCCTGACCGACCTGTACAGCGCCGTGAACCGTGGCGTGGCCGAGGGCAAGGACCTGAAGACCATCTACCGCGAGGTCTACGACTTCATGAAGCCGCGCTACAGCGACTGGGTGATCTTCGACCACTGCATGCCGTTCGACGTGTCGCGCGCCTATGACGAGGCCCAGGGCATCACGCATCCGCGCATCTGGACCGACAAGCGCGACCTGGAGATGTGGCAACAGCTGGAAGGCTGA
- a CDS encoding FAD-dependent oxidoreductase codes for MGDIDYQAMEFAYEKRAEQDAGAPARHPVVVVGAGPVGLTTALDLARRGLRVVVLDDDYRLSTGSRAICFSKRTLEIWDRLGVGQRMTDKGVSWNVGKVFFREQEVWRFDLLPEPGHRRPAFINLQQYYAEGFLYEQARAEPNIDLRWKNKVAGLEQDADGVAVSIETPEGPYTLRADWLIACDGARSPVRKLIGQESHGRIFRDRFLIADVKMKADFPAERWFWFDPPFHPNQSVLLHMQPDNVWRIDFQLGWNADPVEAVKPENVLPRIRALLGPDTQFDLEWVSVYTFACERMDAFRHGRVVFAGDSAHRVSPFGARGANSGVQDAENLAWKLKLVTDGLAPETLIDTYSAEREHAADENILNSSRATDFITPKSEISRSFRNAVLNLAKTHPFARSLVNSGRLSLPATYADSPLNTPDTAAFSGRMRPGAVALDAPVRAGGEPGWWLSQLDGDFVLALFCPDQLPDAATLRALAALRLAPVPVKAVLVAGPQCDAAGAPTDITVVSDADGLLAARYDARPGTAYLIRPDQHIAARWRAFDGAAVAAALNRAIGRA; via the coding sequence GTGGGAGACATCGACTACCAGGCGATGGAGTTCGCCTATGAGAAGCGCGCCGAGCAGGACGCCGGCGCGCCCGCCCGGCACCCCGTGGTGGTGGTGGGCGCCGGCCCGGTCGGCCTGACCACCGCGCTGGACCTGGCCCGCCGCGGCCTGCGCGTGGTGGTGCTGGACGACGATTACCGGCTGTCGACCGGCTCGCGCGCCATCTGCTTCTCCAAGCGCACGCTGGAAATCTGGGACCGCCTGGGCGTGGGCCAGCGCATGACCGACAAGGGCGTGTCCTGGAACGTCGGCAAGGTCTTCTTCCGCGAGCAGGAAGTCTGGCGCTTCGACCTGCTGCCCGAGCCCGGCCACCGCCGCCCCGCCTTCATCAACCTGCAGCAGTACTACGCCGAGGGCTTCCTGTACGAGCAGGCCCGCGCCGAGCCGAACATCGACCTGCGCTGGAAAAACAAGGTCGCCGGCCTGGAACAGGACGCCGACGGCGTGGCTGTCAGCATCGAGACGCCCGAAGGCCCCTACACGCTGCGCGCCGACTGGCTGATCGCCTGCGACGGCGCGCGCTCGCCGGTGCGCAAGCTGATCGGCCAGGAAAGCCACGGCCGCATCTTCCGCGACCGCTTCCTGATCGCCGACGTGAAGATGAAGGCCGATTTCCCGGCCGAGCGCTGGTTCTGGTTCGACCCGCCCTTCCACCCCAATCAGTCCGTGCTGCTGCACATGCAGCCGGACAACGTCTGGCGCATCGACTTCCAGCTGGGCTGGAACGCCGATCCCGTCGAGGCGGTCAAGCCCGAGAACGTGCTGCCGCGCATCCGCGCCCTGCTCGGGCCCGACACCCAGTTCGACCTGGAATGGGTCAGCGTCTACACCTTCGCCTGCGAGCGCATGGACGCGTTCCGCCATGGTCGCGTGGTCTTCGCCGGCGACTCGGCGCACCGCGTCTCGCCCTTCGGCGCGCGCGGCGCCAACAGCGGCGTGCAGGACGCCGAGAACCTGGCCTGGAAACTCAAGCTGGTGACCGACGGCCTGGCGCCCGAAACGCTGATCGACACCTACAGCGCCGAGCGCGAGCACGCCGCCGACGAGAACATCCTGAACTCGTCCCGCGCCACCGATTTCATCACGCCCAAGAGCGAGATCAGCCGCAGCTTCCGCAACGCGGTGCTGAACCTGGCCAAGACCCATCCCTTCGCGCGCTCGCTGGTCAACAGCGGCCGCCTGTCGCTGCCCGCGACCTACGCCGATTCGCCGCTGAACACGCCGGACACGGCGGCCTTCTCCGGCCGCATGCGGCCCGGCGCCGTGGCGCTGGACGCGCCGGTGCGCGCCGGCGGCGAGCCGGGCTGGTGGCTGTCGCAGCTGGACGGCGATTTCGTGCTGGCGCTGTTCTGCCCCGATCAATTGCCCGACGCCGCCACGCTGCGCGCGCTGGCCGCGCTGCGCCTGGCGCCGGTGCCGGTCAAGGCCGTGCTGGTCGCCGGTCCGCAGTGCGACGCCGCCGGCGCGCCGACCGACATCACGGTGGTGAGCGACGCCGACGGCCTGCTGGCAGCCCGCTATGACGCGCGCCCCGGCACCGCCTACCTGATCCGTCCCGACCAGCACATCGCGGCGCGCTGGCGCGCCTTCGACGGCGCCGCCGTCGCGGCCGCGCTGAATCGCGCCATCGGCCGCGCCTGA
- a CDS encoding DUF2783 domain-containing protein gives MLITDTNLASPDDFYEALIDTHRDLSLEQSQELNAALILLLANHLGDMDVLREALRQARASVMPA, from the coding sequence ATGCTGATTACCGACACCAACCTGGCCTCGCCCGATGATTTCTACGAGGCGCTGATCGACACGCACCGCGACCTGAGCCTGGAGCAAAGCCAGGAACTGAACGCGGCGCTGATCCTGCTGCTGGCCAACCACCTGGGCGACATGGACGTGCTGCGCGAGGCGCTGCGGCAGGCGCGCGCCTCCGTCATGCCCGCCTGA
- a CDS encoding LysR family transcriptional regulator yields MAGLRDVDLNLLLLFQHLLEDRNISSVARRLDLSQPAVSNALRRLRQAFGDELFVRTAQGMQPTPRAQRLAGPVSEALALLAGALQDQDAFDPAASMRRFRVAMTDVGEIHFMPRLIEVCAQVAPQARIDSVRMQGAELAREMEAGRVDLAIGAFDDMGAGVMQRMLFRQGYATLFRQAHPTAHAGMGLKAFRAERHLIVSRAAPYGQVNQSMERAGLDMAEHFSVPHFSAVPYIVSTTNLLATVPEKLAASAAPPFGLRFLTPPLKVPALQTNMYWQRRYDRDGGNLWLRGLIVDTFAVGR; encoded by the coding sequence ATGGCCGGCTTGCGCGACGTGGACCTGAATCTGCTGCTGCTGTTCCAGCATCTGCTGGAGGACCGCAACATCTCTTCCGTCGCGCGCCGGCTGGACCTGTCCCAGCCCGCCGTCAGCAATGCCTTGCGCCGCCTGCGGCAGGCGTTCGGCGACGAGCTGTTCGTGCGCACCGCCCAGGGCATGCAGCCCACGCCGCGCGCGCAGCGCCTGGCAGGGCCGGTGAGCGAGGCGCTGGCGCTGCTGGCCGGGGCCTTGCAGGATCAGGACGCCTTCGATCCGGCCGCCAGCATGCGGCGCTTCCGCGTGGCCATGACGGACGTGGGCGAGATCCATTTCATGCCTCGCCTGATCGAGGTCTGCGCCCAGGTCGCGCCGCAGGCGCGCATCGATTCGGTGCGCATGCAGGGCGCGGAGCTGGCGCGGGAGATGGAGGCCGGGCGCGTGGACCTGGCCATCGGCGCGTTCGACGACATGGGGGCGGGCGTGATGCAGCGCATGCTGTTCCGGCAGGGCTATGCCACGCTGTTCCGCCAGGCCCATCCCACGGCGCACGCCGGCATGGGCCTGAAGGCGTTCCGCGCCGAGCGCCACCTGATCGTGTCGCGCGCCGCGCCCTATGGGCAGGTGAACCAGTCGATGGAGCGCGCCGGCCTGGACATGGCCGAGCATTTCAGCGTGCCGCATTTTTCGGCGGTGCCGTACATCGTCAGCACGACGAACCTGCTGGCCACCGTGCCCGAAAAACTGGCAGCCAGCGCGGCGCCGCCCTTCGGCCTGCGCTTCCTGACGCCGCCGCTGAAGGTGCCGGCCTTGCAGACCAATATGTACTGGCAGCGCCGCTATGACCGCGACGGCGGCAATCTCTGGCTGCGCGGCTTGATCGTGGATACGTTCGCGGTGGGCCGATAG
- the hmgA gene encoding homogentisate 1,2-dioxygenase, with amino-acid sequence MELQYQTGFGNDCATEALPGALPQGRNSPQQCPYGLYAEQLSGTAFTAPRAENRRSWLYRIRPGAQHKPFERHDGAAGWLSTFGEGPVTPNQLRWSPLPIPTAPTDFLDGVKTFGGNGGPDEQGGVGIHLYAANRSMKGRYFYNADGELMLVPQQGRLRLATELGLIDLEPLEIAVIPRGVRFRVELLDDTARGYMLENFGAALRLPELGPIGSNCLANSRDFKTPVAWYEDVEGDFELIAKFTGGFWRASIGHSPLDVVAWHGTHAPYKYDLRNFNTIGSISYDHPDPSIFTVLTAPSDTPGTANMDFAIFPPRILAMENTFRPPWFHRNIASEFMGLIQGVYDAKADGFAPGGASLHNCMSGHGPDAETFEKASHADTSAAHYIRDTMAFMFETRRVIRPTAQALASVELQGDYYRCWQDIKKHFDSSKA; translated from the coding sequence ATGGAACTGCAATACCAGACCGGCTTTGGCAACGACTGCGCCACCGAGGCGCTGCCCGGCGCCCTGCCGCAAGGCCGCAACTCGCCGCAGCAGTGCCCCTACGGCCTGTACGCCGAACAGCTGTCCGGCACCGCCTTCACCGCGCCGCGCGCCGAGAACCGCCGTTCCTGGCTGTACCGGATCCGCCCCGGCGCGCAGCACAAGCCGTTTGAGCGCCATGACGGCGCCGCAGGCTGGCTGAGCACCTTCGGCGAAGGCCCCGTCACGCCCAACCAGCTGCGCTGGAGCCCGCTGCCGATCCCGACCGCGCCCACCGACTTCCTCGACGGCGTGAAGACCTTCGGCGGCAACGGCGGCCCCGACGAGCAAGGCGGCGTGGGCATCCACCTGTACGCGGCCAACCGAAGCATGAAGGGCCGCTATTTCTACAACGCCGACGGCGAGCTGATGCTGGTGCCGCAACAAGGCCGCCTGCGCCTTGCCACCGAGCTGGGCCTGATCGACCTGGAACCGCTGGAGATCGCGGTCATCCCGCGCGGCGTGCGCTTCCGCGTCGAGCTGCTCGACGACACTGCGCGCGGCTACATGCTGGAGAACTTCGGCGCGGCGCTGCGCCTGCCGGAACTGGGCCCGATCGGCTCGAACTGCCTGGCCAACTCGCGCGACTTCAAAACGCCCGTGGCCTGGTATGAAGACGTGGAAGGCGACTTCGAGCTGATCGCCAAGTTCACCGGCGGCTTCTGGCGCGCGTCCATCGGCCATTCGCCGCTGGACGTGGTGGCCTGGCACGGCACGCACGCGCCCTACAAGTACGACCTGCGCAACTTCAACACCATCGGCTCGATCAGCTACGACCATCCCGATCCGTCGATCTTCACGGTGCTGACCGCCCCGTCCGACACCCCGGGCACGGCCAACATGGACTTCGCCATATTCCCGCCGCGCATCCTGGCGATGGAAAACACCTTCCGTCCGCCCTGGTTCCACCGCAACATCGCCAGCGAATTCATGGGCCTGATCCAGGGCGTGTACGATGCCAAGGCCGACGGCTTCGCGCCCGGCGGCGCCAGCCTGCACAACTGCATGAGCGGCCACGGCCCGGACGCCGAGACCTTTGAAAAGGCCTCGCACGCCGACACCAGCGCCGCGCATTACATCCGCGACACCATGGCCTTCATGTTCGAGACGCGCCGCGTGATCCGCCCGACCGCCCAGGCCCTGGCCTCGGTAGAATTGCAGGGCGACTACTACCGCTGCTGGCAGGACATCAAGAAGCACTTCGATTCGAGCAAGGCGTAA
- the fahA gene encoding fumarylacetoacetase, with translation MSTTINETHDPSLKSWIASANSATTDFPVQNLPYASFRRKGSQEAFRPGVAIGDQILDLAALAAQKPFEDKAAEALAACTGDSLNALMALGQPHWSALRLALSRALREGAALRATIEPLLVAQADAEYATPARIGDYTDFYISLHHATAVGKQFRPDNPLLPNYKWVPIGYHGRASSIGVDQKFARPVGQTRPLNEGEAPQFGPCSRLDYELELGIFVGTGNAQGDRIALADAESHVFGLCILNDWSARDIQAWEYQPLGPFLAKNFASTISPWIVTMEALEPFRTQWNRAASDPQPMPYLSSDANRAKGAFDVRMQVLLTTEKSRAEKQAPAPLSASNFRDAYWNVAQLITHHTVNGCNLQPGDMLGTGTLSGPLPAEAGSLLELTQGGKTPIELPWGEKRTFLQDGDQILMRAECVKAGYPRIGFGESAGTVLPARA, from the coding sequence ATGAGCACGACGATCAACGAAACCCACGACCCGTCCCTGAAGAGCTGGATCGCCAGCGCCAACAGCGCGACCACGGATTTCCCGGTGCAGAACCTGCCCTACGCGTCGTTCCGCCGCAAGGGCTCGCAGGAAGCCTTCCGCCCCGGCGTCGCGATCGGCGACCAGATCCTGGACCTGGCCGCGCTGGCCGCCCAAAAACCCTTCGAGGACAAGGCCGCCGAAGCGCTGGCCGCCTGCACGGGCGACAGCCTGAACGCGCTGATGGCGCTGGGCCAGCCGCACTGGAGCGCGCTGCGCCTGGCGCTGTCGCGCGCCCTGCGCGAAGGCGCCGCGCTGCGCGCGACCATCGAGCCGCTGCTGGTGGCCCAGGCCGACGCCGAGTACGCCACGCCCGCCCGCATCGGCGACTACACCGACTTCTATATCTCGCTGCACCACGCCACCGCCGTGGGCAAGCAGTTCCGTCCCGACAATCCCCTGCTGCCGAACTACAAGTGGGTGCCCATCGGCTATCACGGGCGCGCCTCCAGCATCGGCGTGGACCAGAAGTTCGCGCGCCCGGTCGGCCAGACCCGCCCGCTGAACGAAGGCGAGGCGCCGCAATTCGGCCCCTGCTCGCGCCTGGACTATGAACTGGAACTGGGCATCTTCGTCGGTACCGGCAACGCCCAGGGCGACCGCATCGCGCTGGCCGACGCCGAATCGCATGTGTTCGGCCTGTGCATCCTGAACGACTGGTCGGCGCGCGACATCCAGGCCTGGGAATACCAGCCGCTGGGCCCCTTCCTGGCCAAGAACTTCGCCTCGACGATCTCGCCGTGGATCGTGACCATGGAAGCGCTGGAGCCGTTCCGCACGCAGTGGAACCGCGCCGCGTCCGACCCGCAGCCCATGCCCTACCTGTCCTCGGACGCGAACCGCGCCAAGGGCGCCTTCGACGTGCGCATGCAGGTGCTGCTGACCACCGAGAAGTCGCGCGCCGAAAAGCAGGCGCCAGCGCCGCTGTCGGCCAGCAACTTCCGCGACGCCTACTGGAACGTGGCGCAGCTGATCACGCACCACACGGTCAACGGCTGCAACCTGCAACCGGGCGACATGCTGGGCACCGGCACGCTGTCCGGCCCGCTGCCCGCCGAGGCCGGCTCGCTGCTGGAGCTGACCCAGGGCGGCAAGACGCCGATCGAGCTGCCGTGGGGCGAGAAGCGCACCTTCCTGCAGGACGGCGACCAGATCCTCATGCGCGCCGAATGCGTGAAGGCGGGCTATCCGCGCATCGGCTTCGGCGAGAGCGCGGGCACGGTGCTGCCGGCGCGCGCGTAA
- a CDS encoding acyltransferase has translation MPRGRLAWLTGAISTLLLVASTLFWCLLLFPLALLKLLLPFAAVRRRIDPLLNGIATAWVSCHSCWFERIQREPWDVQGNTGLRYADWYLVNCNHQSWVDIFVLQATLNRRIPLLKFFLKQQLIYVPVIGLAWWALDFPFMKRHGKADLRRNPALGRQDQEAARRACEKFSLVPTSVMIFAEGTRFSEAKRDAQGAPYRHLLKPKAGGMAVALNAMGARFRSMIDVTIAYPDGAPSFWDLACGRAGAVRVRMRQLPVPQAFCEADYSRDKAFRAEFHHWLGQQWQAKDEEIEALTARDAATPRS, from the coding sequence GTGCCGCGCGGCCGCCTGGCATGGCTGACCGGCGCGATCAGCACGCTGTTGCTGGTCGCCAGCACGCTGTTCTGGTGCCTGCTGCTGTTTCCCCTGGCCCTGCTGAAGCTGCTGCTGCCTTTCGCGGCGGTCCGACGGCGCATCGATCCGCTGCTCAACGGCATCGCCACGGCCTGGGTCAGCTGCCACAGCTGCTGGTTCGAGCGCATCCAGCGCGAGCCCTGGGACGTGCAGGGCAATACCGGCCTGCGCTACGCGGACTGGTATCTGGTCAATTGCAATCACCAGTCCTGGGTGGACATCTTCGTGCTGCAAGCCACGTTGAACCGGCGCATTCCGCTGCTGAAGTTTTTTCTCAAGCAGCAGCTCATCTACGTGCCGGTGATAGGGCTGGCGTGGTGGGCGCTGGATTTCCCGTTCATGAAGCGCCACGGCAAGGCCGATCTGCGCCGCAATCCGGCCCTGGGACGGCAGGACCAGGAAGCCGCCCGGCGCGCGTGCGAGAAGTTCTCGCTGGTGCCGACCAGCGTGATGATCTTCGCCGAAGGCACCCGGTTTTCAGAGGCCAAGCGCGATGCCCAGGGAGCGCCGTACCGCCATCTGCTCAAGCCCAAGGCAGGCGGGATGGCGGTGGCGCTCAACGCCATGGGCGCGCGCTTCCGTTCGATGATCGACGTCACCATCGCCTATCCGGATGGAGCGCCCAGCTTCTGGGACCTGGCTTGTGGCCGCGCGGGCGCGGTGCGGGTGCGCATGCGCCAGTTGCCCGTGCCGCAGGCATTCTGCGAAGCCGACTATAGTCGCGACAAGGCCTTCCGCGCGGAATTCCACCACTGGCTGGGCCAGCAGTGGCAGGCCAAGGACGAGGAAATCGAGGCCTTGACGGCGCGGGACGCCGCCACGCCTCGATCCTGA
- a CDS encoding LTA synthase family protein gives MRRLTLRFILAVLALLTLSRLGLAFWQWDRVQAAGGLAPLLVGGLRIDVCLLSMVIALPAVFSPWFGHRAWAARATAWWFRVWWMLYVLLEVSTPQFIAEYDTRPNRLYFIYLLNPKEVGAMLWQGYKGVLLAALVVLLVAAWLSVRLFPTRVRDPFMSWWKRPLASLLILALVVLGARGTLEHRPINPAKVAYSSDSLMNALALNSLYSVFDAAYRMRDERSSAAMYPKMAVDEMNAIVRAKAGMEGPPLDPRYPSLHEQKASVRRDKPLNLVIILQESLGAQYVGSLGGRDLTPNIDRLGKEGWMFHRAYATGTRSVRGIEAVTAGFLPSVADAVVKLPRSQTGFFTLAQVLGKHGYQSRFVYGGEAHFDNMRAFFLGNGFNEVVDRPKFVNPVFEGSWGASDEDMFNQVDRLLRADGDKPVFTLAFSVSNHSPWEYPAGRIQPVGDPASVDNTVRYADWALGQFFDKARQAPYWNNTVFLVIADHDSRVYGSIPVPVRHFQIPALILGAGIAPRQDERLVSQIDMGPTLLSLIGLDNVNPMLGADLTQRDPNRALMQYADNFGYLQGDKLLVLEPAKAPREFRYRAAPVGQDETYEPVEPVDEALSKEALAHALWASWVYREEKYRLP, from the coding sequence ATGCGCCGCCTGACCCTGAGATTCATCCTGGCGGTGCTGGCGTTGCTGACGCTCAGCCGCCTGGGCCTGGCTTTCTGGCAATGGGACCGCGTGCAGGCCGCCGGCGGCCTGGCCCCGCTGCTGGTCGGCGGGCTGCGCATCGATGTGTGCCTGCTGTCCATGGTGATCGCGCTGCCCGCGGTGTTCTCGCCGTGGTTCGGCCACCGCGCCTGGGCCGCGCGCGCGACCGCCTGGTGGTTCCGCGTCTGGTGGATGCTGTACGTGTTGCTGGAAGTTTCCACGCCGCAGTTCATCGCCGAATACGACACGCGCCCGAACCGCCTGTACTTCATCTATCTGCTGAACCCGAAGGAAGTCGGGGCCATGCTGTGGCAGGGCTACAAGGGCGTGCTGCTGGCCGCGCTGGTCGTGTTGCTGGTGGCGGCCTGGCTGTCGGTCAGGCTGTTCCCGACGCGGGTGCGCGATCCGTTCATGTCCTGGTGGAAGCGGCCGCTGGCCTCGCTGCTGATCCTGGCGCTGGTGGTGCTGGGCGCGCGCGGCACGCTGGAGCATCGCCCCATCAACCCGGCCAAGGTGGCCTACAGCTCGGATTCGTTGATGAACGCGCTGGCGCTCAATTCGCTGTACAGCGTGTTCGACGCCGCGTACCGCATGCGCGACGAGCGTTCGTCGGCGGCCATGTACCCGAAGATGGCGGTGGACGAGATGAACGCCATCGTGCGAGCCAAGGCCGGCATGGAAGGCCCGCCGCTGGATCCGCGCTATCCCAGCCTGCACGAGCAGAAGGCCAGCGTGCGCCGCGACAAGCCGCTCAATCTGGTCATCATCCTGCAGGAAAGCCTGGGCGCGCAGTATGTCGGCAGCCTGGGCGGGCGCGACCTCACGCCCAACATCGACCGGCTGGGCAAGGAAGGCTGGATGTTCCACCGGGCCTATGCCACCGGCACGCGCTCGGTGCGCGGCATCGAGGCCGTGACTGCGGGCTTCCTGCCCAGCGTGGCCGACGCGGTGGTGAAGCTGCCGCGCTCGCAGACCGGCTTCTTCACGCTGGCGCAGGTGCTGGGCAAGCATGGCTACCAGTCGCGCTTCGTGTATGGCGGCGAGGCGCACTTCGACAATATGCGCGCCTTCTTCCTGGGCAATGGTTTCAACGAGGTGGTGGACCGTCCCAAGTTCGTGAATCCGGTGTTCGAGGGATCCTGGGGCGCGTCCGACGAGGACATGTTCAATCAGGTCGATCGGCTGCTGCGCGCGGACGGCGACAAGCCGGTGTTCACGCTGGCCTTCTCGGTCAGCAACCATTCGCCGTGGGAATACCCCGCCGGTCGCATCCAGCCGGTGGGCGATCCCGCCAGCGTGGACAACACCGTGCGCTACGCCGACTGGGCGCTGGGGCAGTTCTTCGATAAGGCGCGCCAGGCGCCGTACTGGAACAACACCGTGTTCCTGGTGATCGCCGACCATGATTCGCGCGTCTACGGCTCCATTCCCGTGCCGGTGAGGCATTTCCAGATTCCCGCGCTGATCCTGGGCGCTGGCATCGCGCCGCGCCAGGACGAGCGGCTGGTCAGCCAGATCGACATGGGTCCCACGCTGCTGTCGCTGATCGGGCTGGACAACGTCAATCCCATGCTGGGCGCCGACCTGACGCAGCGCGATCCGAACCGCGCGCTGATGCAGTACGCCGACAACTTCGGTTATTTGCAGGGTGACAAGCTGCTGGTGCTGGAGCCGGCCAAGGCGCCGCGCGAATTCAGGTATCGCGCCGCCCCGGTCGGACAGGACGAGACCTATGAACCGGTGGAGCCGGTGGACGAGGCGCTGTCCAAGGAGGCGCTGGCGCACGCGCTATGGGCCAGCTGGGTCTACCGCGAGGAAAAATACCGTCTGCCTTGA